The following coding sequences are from one Capsicum annuum cultivar UCD-10X-F1 chromosome 3, UCD10Xv1.1, whole genome shotgun sequence window:
- the LOC107865865 gene encoding carbonyl reductase [NADPH] 1, producing the protein MDKKERAKEKKEKRRQEISLLRTIPYSDHQRWWSSETIAVVTGANRGIGFEIAHQLALHGVTVVLTSRETAVGEEAVKVLQEGGLNVAFHQLDIVDPASIQAFCDWIKETYGGLDILINNAGVNFNLGKDNSVEFAEMVIQVNYFGTKNMIKALIPLMRPSAAGARIVSVTSRLGRLNGKRHGISNVTVRQQLGDVDSLSEEVIDKTMNTFLEQVKDGTWESGGWPHVQTDYSLSKLAVNAYTRLMARIFEDRPEDHKIYINCYCPGWVKTAMTGWAGHVSPEEAADTGVWLALLPEKFVSGKFFAERREINF; encoded by the exons atggaTAAAAAGGAAAGGGCaaaggaaaaaaaggagaaaagacgCCAAGAGATCTCCCTTCTTCGTACTATTCCTTATTCTGATCACCAAAg ATGGTGGTCATCTGAAACTATTGCTGTGGTGACGGGTGCAAATAGAGGGATTGGATTTGAGATTGCTCATCAACTTGCATTGCATGGGGTTACTGTTGTTCTTACGTCGCGAGAGACAGCTGTTGGGGAAGAAGCAGTGAAAGTCTTGCAAGAAGGAGGTCTAAATGTGGCATTTCATCAATTGGATATTGTGGATCCTGCATCAATCCAGGCATTTTGTGATTGGATTAAAGAAACATATGGTGGCCTTGATATACTG ATCAACAATGCAGGAGTCAATTTCAATTTAGGCAAAGATAATTCTGTTGAATTTGCTGAAATGGTAATCCAAGTTAACTACTTTGGCACAAAAAATATGATCAAAGCATTGATTCCGTTAATGAGGCCTTCTGCTGCTGGTGCTCGTATTGTTAGTGTGACCTCGCGATTGGGTAGACTTAATGGCAAACGACAT GGGATATCAAATGTCACAGTGAGACAACAGTTGGGAGATGTGGATTCGCTATCCGAGGAAGTCATCGATAAAACTATGAACACATTCTTGGAACAAGTAAAAGATGGAACTTGGGAATCAGGTGGATGGCCTCATGTGCAAACAGACTACTCATTGTCAAAGCTAGCAGTTAATGCATACACCAGGTTAATGGCGAGGATATTCGAGGACCGGCCAGAAGATCATAAGATATATATAAATTGCTATTGCCCTGGTTGGGTGAAAACTGCTATGACTGGCTGGGCTGGCCATGTTTCACCAGAAGAAGCTGCTGATACTGGTGTCTGGCTTGCTTTGCTCCCTGAAAAGTTTGTGAGTGGTAAGTTTTTCGCTGAGAGGCGCGAGATTAACTTTTAA